From the Carya illinoinensis cultivar Pawnee chromosome 4, C.illinoinensisPawnee_v1, whole genome shotgun sequence genome, one window contains:
- the LOC122307249 gene encoding uncharacterized protein LOC122307249 isoform X2 produces the protein MPSTFTNIKEIALKTIPSASKKPSASSIPSTASRSRSFKPSTWSSIGRRSVAACWSQTRPQKGVRDSEKPSLEPDEQAIQVERDGEGSGRESRGQIRQSPAWKRGEISVEQYEYFVGMMTLGPGYERPTVMTY, from the exons ATGCCCAGCACTTTCACTAACATCAAAGAGATCGCACTTAAGACCATCCCTTCTGCTTCCAAGAAACCAAGCGCGTCCTCGATTCCCTCTACGGCTTCGAGGTCGAGAAGTTTCAAACCCTCAACATGGAGCTCAATAGGAAGAAGAAGCGTGGCGGCCTGTTGGTCGCAAACCCGACCACAAAAAGGCGTACGTGACTCTGAGAAACCCTCTCTAGAGCCAGATGAACAAGCAATCCAAGTCGAGCGTGATGGAGAAGGCTCGGGTCGAGAAAGTAGGGGACAGATTCGGCAATCGCCAGCATGGAAACGTGGCGAAATTTCCGTGGAGCAATATGAG TACTTTGTCGGAATGATGACATTGGGGCCCG GATATGAAAGACCGACTGTTATGACCTATTAA